From Actinopolymorpha cephalotaxi, one genomic window encodes:
- a CDS encoding response regulator transcription factor: MSYLLLVEDDAGIRTSLVRALRERGHTVRTAANAMDGLQAVLEESPDVLLLDLGLPDLDGTTLLPMIRAVKQVPTIIITARDDEAEIVRLLDAGADDYVTKPFGADHLDARVRAVLRRAEVSGTAGPVEVGGLVIDPARRTAVLDGRELDLSRKEFDLLHHLAGRAGEVVSRQELLTQVWRQPYGGADKTIDVHLSWLRRKLGESADAPRYLHSVRGVGVKLVPPEVPLQPEVPSEPEVPSEPEVPSEPEMPLEPEVPLEPQG; encoded by the coding sequence GTGTCGTACCTGCTCCTGGTGGAGGACGACGCCGGCATCCGCACCTCACTGGTGCGGGCGCTGCGCGAGCGTGGCCACACAGTCCGGACGGCCGCGAACGCGATGGACGGGTTGCAGGCGGTGCTGGAGGAGTCACCGGACGTTCTGCTCCTCGACCTCGGGCTCCCCGACCTCGACGGGACCACCCTGCTGCCGATGATCCGCGCCGTGAAGCAGGTGCCCACGATCATCATCACCGCGCGTGACGACGAGGCCGAGATCGTGCGCCTGCTGGACGCGGGCGCCGACGACTACGTGACCAAGCCGTTCGGCGCGGACCACCTCGACGCTCGGGTGCGGGCGGTTCTGCGCCGGGCGGAGGTGAGCGGTACGGCCGGGCCGGTCGAGGTGGGAGGTCTCGTCATCGACCCGGCCAGGCGTACCGCCGTTCTCGACGGCCGGGAACTCGACCTGAGCCGCAAGGAGTTCGATCTGCTCCACCACCTGGCGGGGCGTGCGGGGGAGGTGGTGTCCCGCCAGGAGCTGCTCACCCAGGTGTGGCGGCAGCCGTACGGAGGGGCGGACAAGACCATCGACGTGCACCTGTCGTGGCTGCGGCGCAAGCTCGGCGAGAGTGCCGACGCACCGCGGTACCTCCACAGCGTGCGCGGCGTGGGAGTCAAGCTGGTCCCGCCCGAGGTGCCGTTGCAACCTGAGGTGCCGTCGGAACCTGAGGTGCCGTCGGAACCTGAGGTGCCGTCGGAACCCGAGATGCCGTTGGAACCCGAGGTGCCGTTGGAGCCTCAGGGATGA
- a CDS encoding HAMP domain-containing sensor histidine kinase encodes MRRLLVLYGAAITSIVIVALLGPLAMLVRSMAEEHAIGLAHQEAQGVAVVAAVASGDRLTAVVRSVNASTQRQTTVFLPDGTSIGVPAKRSASVELAARGRAFTADVPAGREVLIPVGGPKGVAVVRTLVPTELLREGWRPALFTLAAVGAVLLAMAIFAAERIATRMARSVRDLASVANRLGEGDLAAHVVPDGPPEVASVGRVLNRLGDRINELLASEREFVADLSHRLRTPITALRLDAEGLSDPEERRQMGRHIAELEASVDALIRAARQPGGHLGGPANGPAGGQPARRAEQGRCDAVRVVADRARFWSVLAEDQHRPLRVDLPNFPCVVRLEAARLGASLDALIDNVFAHTPDGSAFVLSVTRRRGGPFVVAVEDAGSGIADLAMTRRGRSGVGSTGLGLHVVRRDAEEAGGRLLVGRSPAGGARVVLELPPA; translated from the coding sequence ATGAGACGCCTGCTGGTCCTGTACGGCGCCGCGATCACCTCGATCGTCATCGTCGCGCTGCTCGGGCCGCTGGCGATGCTGGTGCGGTCGATGGCCGAGGAACACGCGATCGGCCTCGCCCACCAGGAGGCGCAGGGAGTTGCCGTGGTGGCGGCGGTCGCCAGCGGGGACCGGCTCACCGCGGTCGTACGTTCGGTGAACGCGTCCACCCAGCGGCAGACCACGGTCTTCCTGCCCGACGGCACCAGTATCGGCGTACCGGCGAAGCGTTCGGCGAGCGTGGAACTGGCGGCCCGCGGGCGGGCGTTCACCGCGGACGTGCCCGCCGGGCGGGAGGTGCTCATACCGGTCGGTGGGCCGAAGGGCGTCGCGGTCGTGCGGACGCTGGTGCCCACCGAGCTTCTCCGGGAGGGTTGGCGGCCCGCGCTGTTCACCCTGGCCGCGGTGGGTGCCGTGCTGCTGGCGATGGCCATCTTCGCGGCCGAACGCATCGCCACCCGGATGGCGCGTTCGGTACGTGACCTCGCCAGCGTCGCGAACCGGCTCGGCGAGGGCGACCTCGCCGCCCATGTCGTACCTGACGGCCCACCCGAGGTCGCGTCGGTCGGCCGGGTGCTGAACCGGCTCGGCGACCGGATCAACGAGCTGCTGGCGAGTGAACGGGAGTTCGTCGCCGACCTGTCCCACCGGTTGCGTACGCCCATCACCGCGCTGCGACTGGACGCCGAAGGTCTCTCCGACCCCGAGGAACGCCGGCAGATGGGCCGGCACATCGCCGAACTCGAAGCGTCGGTCGACGCCCTGATCCGGGCCGCCCGGCAGCCCGGTGGGCACCTGGGTGGCCCGGCGAACGGGCCGGCGGGCGGGCAACCTGCTCGCCGAGCCGAACAGGGCCGATGCGATGCCGTCCGTGTGGTGGCCGACCGGGCACGGTTCTGGTCGGTGCTGGCCGAGGACCAGCACCGTCCGCTGCGGGTCGACCTGCCGAACTTCCCGTGCGTCGTCCGGCTGGAGGCGGCCCGGCTCGGCGCCTCCCTGGACGCCCTGATCGACAACGTGTTCGCCCACACCCCGGACGGGTCCGCGTTCGTGTTGTCGGTGACCAGGCGGCGCGGCGGCCCGTTCGTCGTCGCCGTCGAGGACGCCGGCAGCGGAATCGCCGACCTGGCCATGACCCGGCGCGGGCGCAGTGGGGTCGGCTCCACCGGGCTGGGCCTCCACGTCGTCCGCCGCGACGCCGAGGAGGCCGGCGGGCGGCTGCTGGTCGGGCGGTCACCGGCCGGCGGTGCGCGGGTGGTGCTGGAACTCCCGCCCGCCTGA
- a CDS encoding phosphoribosyltransferase family protein has protein sequence MMLFRNRQEAGRRLAERLMPHKGPDVVVLGLPRGGVPVAFEVARALDAPLDVLVVRKLGVPFQPELAMGAIGEGGVRFVDESLVRTAGVRPEEVEAVEKRERAELTRRARAFRGDRPPTPLAGRTVIVVDDGIATGSTAWVACQVARQHGAARTILAVPVASPRAVEHLAKVADEVICLDTPESFFAIGEFYADFRQTPDSEVIALLHEAQDASDAAHAAHAAKSGARSGAKSGTRRDEDPPVVDEEVTIPAGTQRLAGHLTLPENATGLVVFAHGSGSSRHSPRNRYVASALNDAGLGTLLFDLLSSAEESDRVNVFDIPLLATRLVEVTGWLREQPATRDLPIGYFGASTGAAAALSAAAEPETDIAAVVSRGGRPDLAASDLELVQAPTLLIVGGHDPIVVDLNLDAARWLRCEKSVHVVPGATHLFEEPGTLEAVAAEATRWFTSHLRAKASR, from the coding sequence ATGATGCTCTTCCGTAACCGGCAGGAAGCCGGCCGACGGCTCGCCGAACGGCTGATGCCCCACAAAGGACCCGACGTGGTGGTTCTCGGGCTCCCCCGGGGCGGCGTACCGGTCGCGTTCGAGGTCGCGCGGGCACTCGATGCGCCGCTCGACGTCCTCGTCGTCCGCAAGCTCGGTGTGCCGTTCCAGCCGGAGCTCGCGATGGGCGCGATCGGGGAGGGCGGCGTGCGGTTCGTGGACGAGTCGCTGGTACGGACGGCCGGCGTTCGACCGGAGGAGGTCGAGGCCGTCGAGAAGCGCGAACGCGCCGAACTCACCCGACGAGCGCGAGCTTTCCGCGGCGACCGTCCGCCCACGCCGCTGGCAGGTCGTACGGTCATCGTCGTCGACGACGGGATCGCCACCGGCTCGACCGCCTGGGTCGCGTGCCAGGTGGCCCGCCAGCACGGTGCGGCCCGCACGATCCTGGCCGTACCGGTGGCCTCGCCCCGCGCGGTCGAACATCTCGCGAAGGTCGCCGACGAGGTGATCTGCCTGGACACCCCGGAGTCGTTCTTCGCCATCGGGGAGTTTTACGCCGACTTCCGGCAGACGCCCGACAGCGAAGTCATCGCACTGCTGCACGAGGCACAGGACGCGTCCGACGCGGCTCACGCGGCTCACGCGGCAAAGTCAGGCGCAAGGTCAGGCGCGAAGTCGGGGACACGCCGCGACGAGGACCCGCCGGTCGTGGACGAGGAGGTCACCATCCCGGCGGGTACGCAGCGCCTCGCCGGTCATCTCACGCTGCCGGAGAACGCCACCGGGCTCGTCGTGTTCGCCCACGGCAGCGGCAGCAGCCGGCACAGTCCGCGTAACCGGTACGTCGCGTCCGCCCTGAACGACGCCGGCCTCGGCACCCTGTTGTTCGACCTGCTTTCTTCCGCGGAAGAAAGCGATCGCGTCAACGTCTTCGACATTCCCCTGCTGGCCACCCGGCTGGTGGAGGTCACCGGCTGGCTGCGCGAACAGCCCGCGACCCGCGACCTGCCGATCGGCTACTTCGGTGCCAGCACCGGCGCGGCGGCAGCCCTGTCCGCGGCCGCCGAACCCGAGACAGACATCGCCGCGGTGGTCTCCCGTGGTGGCCGACCTGACCTGGCCGCGTCCGACCTCGAACTCGTTCAGGCACCGACACTGCTGATCGTGGGCGGCCACGACCCGATCGTCGTCGACCTCAACCTCGATGCGGCCCGGTGGCTGCGCTGCGAGAAGTCCGTACACGTCGTACCCGGCGCCACGCATCTGTTCGAGGAACCCGGCACCCTCGAGGCCGTAGCGGCCGAGGCCACCCGCTGGTTCACGAGCCACCTGCGAGCCAAGGCGTCCCGCTGA
- a CDS encoding sigma 54 modulation/S30EA ribosomal C-terminal domain-containing protein: MARSAHRSTAAPGAVERTPVELTVRGEVPEEAAAYAVRKVESVLEATRARALYAHVVVVVSQNPAQDQPVRVEVGLDVDGVPVRAVVSGHDAFEAADLMKDRLRRRLVRLRDRERTRHRWTGEAAEHEWRHGDQPRRPESHFPRQVEERTVVRRKTFALVPLTAEEAAYEMDVLDHDFYLYTDRETGQDAVIVRSGMQGGVDLGPRDMEPPTLSEAAARERLDAGGEPFVFYLDPASGRGRVMYWRYDGHYGLISAE, translated from the coding sequence ATGGCCAGATCAGCACACAGGTCGACGGCGGCACCGGGAGCCGTGGAGCGTACGCCGGTCGAGCTGACCGTCCGGGGCGAGGTGCCCGAGGAGGCCGCCGCGTACGCCGTCCGCAAGGTCGAGAGTGTCCTGGAGGCCACCCGTGCACGTGCCTTGTACGCGCATGTCGTGGTTGTCGTCTCCCAGAACCCTGCCCAGGACCAGCCGGTTCGGGTCGAGGTGGGCCTGGACGTCGACGGCGTACCCGTACGGGCGGTGGTCAGCGGACACGACGCATTCGAGGCTGCCGACCTGATGAAGGACCGGTTGCGTCGCCGGCTGGTACGCCTGCGGGACCGGGAACGTACCCGCCACCGTTGGACCGGCGAGGCGGCCGAGCACGAGTGGCGGCACGGTGACCAGCCCCGCCGCCCGGAGTCGCACTTCCCGCGCCAGGTCGAGGAACGGACCGTCGTACGCCGTAAGACGTTCGCGCTGGTGCCGCTGACGGCGGAGGAGGCGGCGTACGAGATGGACGTCCTCGACCACGACTTCTATCTGTACACGGACCGGGAGACCGGACAGGACGCCGTGATCGTCCGGAGCGGGATGCAGGGCGGGGTGGACCTGGGGCCACGGGACATGGAGCCGCCGACCCTGAGCGAGGCGGCCGCGCGGGAACGGCTGGACGCGGGCGGTGAACCGTTCGTCTTCTACCTGGACCCGGCGAGTGGGCGGGGACGGGTCATGTACTGGCGTTACGACGGCCACTACGGCCTGATCAGCGCGGAGTGA
- a CDS encoding CBS domain-containing protein: MTTAREIMHAGVECVGEHENLQNAARRMRQLNIGALPICGDDDRLHGIITDRDIVVKCVAAGGDPAVMTAGELAQGSTFTVSADDDIENVLRLMEEHHIRRLPVIEDHRLVGMISEVDLGRHLSEDQVSHFVEVVSAAKT, encoded by the coding sequence ATGACGACCGCACGGGAGATCATGCACGCCGGAGTGGAGTGTGTCGGCGAACACGAGAACCTGCAGAATGCCGCCCGCCGGATGCGCCAGCTGAACATCGGCGCACTGCCGATCTGCGGCGACGACGACCGGCTGCACGGAATCATCACCGACCGGGACATCGTGGTGAAGTGCGTGGCCGCCGGCGGTGACCCCGCGGTGATGACGGCGGGCGAGCTGGCGCAGGGATCGACGTTCACGGTGAGCGCCGACGACGACATCGAGAACGTCCTCCGGCTGATGGAGGAACACCACATCCGCCGGTTGCCGGTGATCGAGGACCACCGGCTGGTCGGCATGATCAGTGAGGTGGACCTCGGCCGCCATCTGAGCGAAGACCAGGTGAGTCACTTCGTCGAGGTCGTCTCGGCCGCGAAGACCTGA